CTTCGAACGATCCGATCGGCTGGCGCGCCTCATTTTCCGGGGCGGCTGCCGGAATGATCGCGAACTGCTCTTTCGCGAGGAACTTGAATCGTGGACCGCGCGTGCGGATGTGGATGTGAAGCTCACCGTTGACGAGGCCAGCCCCGACTGGCCGGGCCATGTAGGCGTGGTGACCACGATACTGGAGGACCTGCCCGTGGACGCGGCTGAGGCGCGTGCGGTGGTCTGTGGGCCGCCGCTCATGATGCGATTTGCCGTGAAGAAACTGGCCGCCCTGGGTTTTCAGGACCGCCACATCTATCTCTCGCTGGAGGAGAATATGTCCTGCGGGATCGGGCTTTGCGGCAACTGCCGGATCGGCCCCTGGTACATCTGCCGCGACGGCCCGGTCTTCACGTGTGACCAGATAAGGAAAATACCGGGGATGGCCATTTGACCCCCCGCCGGGCGACGACCCATGAACCTGTTTGCGGAACAACAGCAGCCGGTAGCCATCGCCACGCGGCGGCTCTATATCGATCTCGACATCTGCGCGGAGGCGGGCTGCCCCGTCTGCACGGCGCAGTGCAGCTATTTCTACCACCCGGAAAACAACGGGGTGCGGAGCATTGCGGAGATGGCGGCGTACCAGGTGGTGTGCCGCCGCTGCGAATCGCCCCACTGCGTCGCGGCCTGCCCCACCGGCGCGCTGGAGCAGCAGCCGGGGCGCGGTCGCTTGCTCGTGCGCCACGCCATGCGCTGCATCAGCTGCCACTCCTGCGCGCACGCCTGCCCCTACGGCACGATATACCCGGAGTGCGTGCCGATTCTGCACCACATTTGCGATGGTTGCCTCGATCGTCGGGCGGAGGGCAGCGAGCCGCGTTGCGTGGAAACCTGCCCGCACTGGGCGCTGCGCCTGGCGCCGCCGGAACTGGAAGAGGACGAGCACACGGTATTTGTCGGGCCGTATCTTGCGGTCCACGTAACCCACTGGAAACGGGATTGAACATGGCCAGCACGCTTTTCATAGCGATCTTCGGCTTTTTCTTAGCGCGCTGATTGGCCTGGCGGCCAGCGGTCTGGACCGCGTCGTGACGGCGCGGGTGCAGTACCGCACCGGGCCGCCCCTGGCGCAGCCGTTCCGCGACCTGGTCAAGCTGCGCCACAAGGAGACGTTGATTCCCGACGGGGCCGCGCCCGCTGTATTCCTCGGCGCGCCGCTGGTCGGGCTTGCCGGGGTGACCGTGGCGGGGTCCATCCTCTGGAGCGCGATCTTTCTTCCCGGGGACGGCGACCTCGGCGACCTCATTGTCGTTCTCTACCTGCTCACACTGCCGTCCCTCGCCATCATGCTGGGCGGTTTTGCCTCGGCCAATCCGCTGGCGAGCCTGGGCGGCGCGCGCGAGATGAAGCTGCTGCTCGCCTGCGAACTGCCCTTCCTGATCGCGCTGCTGGTTCCGGTTATTCACGCCGGGTACGAAATCCGCCTGGGCGCGATCCTTTCGGCGCAGGCGGAAGGCGGGGCCGTGGCCGTGCATCTCTCCGGTGCGCTGGCGCTCGTGGTGGGCGTCCTGTGGATGCAGGCAAAGCTGGGGCTGGTTCCCTTCGACCTCGCCGAAGCCGAAACGGAGATCGGCGGCGGCGCACTGATCGACTATGGCGGCCCGCCGCTGGCCGTCTACCGCCTGAGCCACGCCATGCTGCTGGCCGTGGCGCCGCTGTTCCTGATGGCGCTGTTTCTCGGGGGCGCGCCGCCGACCCTGGTGGGGTTTGCCGGGGGCTTGGTGAAATTCGCGGCGATCATCGCGCTGTCCACGGTGATCCGGAATACGAACCCGCGACTCCGCATCGACCAGGCCCTGCGCCTGTTCTGGGGGCCCATAACCGCGCTGGCGGTCGCCGCTGTGCTGCTGGCGCTGGGAGGCTGGTGATATGTCGGCCGCGGCATTGAAAGCCGTCTGCAACGCGCCGTGGGTGTTCCACTGCTCGACGGGAAGCTGCAACAACTGCGACATCGAAGTGCTCGACTGCCTGTGTCCGCGTTTCGACGTGGAGCGCTTCGGGATGCTGCTGGCCGGCAGCGTCAAACAGGCCGACGTGCTCCTGGTCACGGGATCCTGCAACCGGAAATCCGCCGCGCGCCTCAAGCGCCTCTACGAGCAGATTCCCAAGCCCTGTCTCGTCGTCGCCATCGGGGAGTGCGCGATGTCGCGCGGGATTTTCATCGAGAGCTACAACTGCCCGGTTCCGCTCGACCACATCATCCCGGTGGACCTCTACATACCGGGCTGCCCCCCGAAGCCGGAGGCCGTCCTCGCGGGCATCGTGCGGCTGGTGGGCCGCGTTACGGCGAAAGGAGACCGCGCCCCGTGAACCGCGAATCGATACTCAACACGCTGCGCGCCCGCGCGGGGGAGGATTGGGTGGCGCTGGAGGACAAGGCGCCCGCGCGGGCCTATGCCGAGATCCGGGCCGCGGCGCTGCCCCGGCTTGCCCGCTGGCTGGTTTCGGAGGCCGGCGCGCGCTTCAACATTGCCTCGGGGGTCGACGGCCGTGACGCGCTGGAGGTCCTCTACCACTTTACCGTGGAGGACATCGACCTCGTGCTGACCCTGCGCGTGCGCGTCCCGAAATCGGATCCCGTGCTGCCCTCCCTGGCGGAGGCGATGCCCGCCGCGAACTGGATCGAGCGCGAGATCAGCGAAATGCTCGGCATCACGTTCACCGGGCATCCCGGCATGAAACGGCTGTTGCTTCCCGATGACTGGCCGGCGGATTCCTACCCGCTGCGCCAGGATTACGCGGAGTGGGACGCGGGGGCGATCCGGAATCGAGGTGTGTAATGGCGACGCAGGTCATACCGATAGGGCCCTATCATCCGCTCCAGGAGGAGCCGGAATTCTTCCGGCTTACGATCGAGGGCGAACGCGTGGTCGCCGCCGACCTCGAGCTCGGCTATAACCACCGGGGCATTGAGAAGCTGTCGGAGCGGAAGACTTTCGATCAGTCCACCTTCGTGGTCGAACGGATCTGCGGCATCTGCTCCACGAGCCACCCCTACGCGTACACGCTCGCGGTTGAGGATATCGAGGGGATTCAGGCGCCGCCGCGCGCGCAGTACATCCGCACCATTATCGCCGAGGGCGAGCGCATTCACTCGCACCTGCTCTGGCTCGGGCTGGCGGGCCATTTTCTGGGCTACAACACCGTGTTCATGTGGGGCTGGAAGCTGCGGGAAGAAATCCTCGACGTCATGGAGATCCTCTCCGGCAACCGGAACAACTACGCGATGTTCAAGCCGGGCGGCGTGCGCCGGGATATCCGTCCGCAGGACATCCCGGTCGTTTTGACGAAGATCGAGGGCATAGTTCCCACGCTCCAGATGCTGTTGGACGCGGTGCGGGACGATCCGGTGATTCACGCGCGGACCGCCGGCGTGGGCATGCTCTCGAAGGCGGGCGCGCTCGCCTGGGGCGCGCTCGGGCCGACCGCGCGGGCCTCGGGGGTGCGCCGCGACGTCCGGAAGGATTCCCCCTACGGCGCCTACGGGGATATGGAGTGGGACCTGATCGCGGCCGAGAACGGCGATGTGTACGACAAGCTCGTCATCCGGCTCCGCGAGATGTTGGAGTCCGTGAAAATACTCCGCTACTGCCTCAAATCGCTCCCGGACGGCCCCATCGACCTGAACGTGAAGCACATTCCGCCGGGCGAGGGCATCGGCCATGTCGAGGCGCCGCGCGGCGAGTGTTTCCATTACGTGCGGAGCGACGGGACCAACCTCCCCGTGCGCCACAAGGTGCGCGCGCCGACCTACATGAACCTGCCCACCTTCCAGGAGACGGTGGTGGGATCGATGATCTCCGACGCGGCCATCATTCTGGCGGCCATCGACCCGTGTTACTGCTGCACCGAGCGCATGGGGGTGTACGACCCCGGCGGGAAACGCCGCTACACCGGCGCGGAGCTCGTGCGCCTGTGCCAGGAAAAAACCGAACGGTTGAGGAAAGGATGACCGCACCATGCCCGATACCGGCGCCCATATCGTCATCGACCGGCTTTCCGGGCTGGCCGCCGGCGGGCTCGGCGTATTCTTCGTCCTGATCGCCGTGTACGCCGCTGGCTACCTGCGCGGGCGGGGCGGCCGGGTCCGGTTCTACGCCGCGCTGTCGGCCACGGCGCTGCTGTCCGTGGGCGCGGTGCTGGCCAACCATCTTATAGTGCTGGCGGTGTGCTGGGGCGCGACCGGCCTCTTCATGTACCTGCTGATCGGCATGCCCCGAACCGAGGGCGCGGCCGCCGCCGCAAAAAAAACCTTCATCATCCTCGGCGCGACAGACGCATTCATGCTTTTGGGCCTGGCGTTCCTCTGGAGGCTGGACAGCCCGCTGTACCTGGACCAGGTACACCTGGCGCTCGACACGCCCGAAGCGATCTGGGCGTACCTCCTCCTGGCCGCGGCCGCGCTGGCCAAGGCGGGCGCCATGCCCTTCCATTCCTGGGTCGCGGACACCGCCGAGCACGCGCCCGTCCCGGTGACGGCCTTTCTCCCCGCCTCCGCCGACAAGCTGCTGGGCATCTACCTGCTGTTGCGCCTGAACACCGGCCCCTTCGTGCTGCCGCCGTGGGCGCACGCTGTTCTGCTGGCGATCGGAAGCGTCACCATCGTTGGCGCGGTGCTGATGGCGCTGGTGCAGCACGATCTTAAACGCCTGCTCGGCTATCACGCTGTGAGCCAGGTGGGCTACATGGTGGTTGGAATTGGCGCGGGTAACCCGATCGGGATCGCGGGCGGGCTCTTTCACATGCTCAACAACGCCCTCTACAAGACCGCCCTGTTTCTGTGCGCCGGCAACGTGGAACGGCAGGCGGGCACGACCGACCTCAACCGGCTCGGCGGGCTCGCGCGGACCATGCCCTGGACATTCGCCATCTTCTGCACGGCGAGCCTGGCGATTGCGGGCATTCCCCCGCTCAATGGGTTCACTTCGAAGTGGATGATCTACCAGGGTCTGCTCGAACGGGGACGGGACGGCGATCCGTGGTGGGCGGTATGGATTATTTGCGCGCTGTTCGGCAGCGTGCTCACCCTGGCGAGCTTTGTGAAGCTCGCGCACGCCGTGTTCCTCGGGCAGCCCAGCGCGGATCCGCCAAGGCAAGTGGCCGGCGAGGCCAGCCCGATCATGTGGGCGCCCGCGGCCCTGCTGGCGTTGGTGTGCGTTGTGTTTGGACTTTTCGCCTGGGCCGTACCGCTCCACCTCCTGGTCTATCCCGCCGTGCCGGACGTTCCGGTGTTCGCCGGGCTGTGGCAGCCGCTGCGGGTATCCCTGGCGCTCCTGTTGGCCCTCGGCGGCGGCGCCCTATTCTACGCGGCGGCTGTTCGTGGCCATGTGCGGATCGTGGAGCCTTTTGTGGGGGGCGAGCGGCTCGCATCCCATCCCGAAATGCGCCTCTCCGGGACCGATTTCTACGACACCATCGAAAACCTGCCCGTTCTGCGCGGTGTGTACCGCGCCGCGCGCAACGGGCATCTGGACGTTTACGAATGGGGCAAACGCCTCGCGCTCGGGCTGAACCGCGCGCTCGCGGGATTGCACAACGGGCTGCTGCCCCGCTATCTCGCGTGGATGATCGCGGCGGCATTGCTGCTGCTCTGCGTGCTCTGGAGGTAACCCAACATGGCCGCCATCTACCTGCTGCTGATCCTGGCCATCGCCGGCGCGGTCATTGCGCTGGAAGCGCGGGAAATCCTTTCGTCGGTCATCGCTGTGGGGGCGTCCGGCCTGGCGCTGTCGCTGGCCTTTCTCCTGCTTCAGGCGCCGGACGTGGCCATCACCCAGTACGTCGTCGAGATTGTGAGCGTGGTCATCCTCATTCGCGCGGCGGGCGTTGCGGGCGGTGGCGAGAGGGACGCCAACGCGCGCGGCGGGCGGGCCAACGCCGTTGTCGCGGGTCTGTTTATCGCGGTCCTGTTTGCGGTGGTGTGGCGCGCCCCGCCGGAGCTGCCGCCCTTTGGCGCGCCCGCTATGGTCGTGTCGCAGGCCTATGTGGACCGGGGGCTGGCCGAAACGGGCGCCGCCAACGTGGTTTCCTCGGTCATCCTGGATTACCGCGCCTATGACACGTTGGGCGAGGCCACCGTACTGGTGACCGCCGCGCTCGGCGTAATCGCCGTCGCCCGGAAGCGGGGGCGCCGCGGGGAACCTTCGGAGGAGGCGCCATGAACGGCCCGGAACACGGCATGTCCCTGATTGTGAAGACGGTCGCGCGCCTCACGACCGGCCTGATCCTGATCTACGGCCTGCACATCATCGCGCACGGGCACCTCACCCCCGGCGGCGGTTTCGCGGGCGGCGTAATCCTCGCCCTGGCGGCGATCCAGCTGCTGCTGGCCTATGGCGCGGGCGCGTTTCGGTTGCGGCGATCGCTGCGCCTTGCGGAAATCGCGGAGGGGCTGGGCGCGCTGCTGTTCGTGGGCATTGCGCTGGCCGGTATCGCGGCCGGCGCCTTCTTCCTGAACTTCCCGGGGCCGGGAACGCCCTTCCGGCTGGCCAGCGCGGGCACGATACCGCTGTCGAATCTGGCAATCGGAATCAAGGTGGGCGCGGGCCTGACGGCGATCGTGCTGGCGCTGGTCCTGTTCCAGCCGGATCCGGAGGACACGCCATGACACCGTATCTGCTGTGTCTCGTCCTGTTCGCCATCGGCCTCTACGGGGTGCTGTGCAAGCGCAACCTGATCAAGATGATCCTCGGCGTCATCATCATGGAGTACGCGGTTAACCTGTTCTTCGTTCTTGCGGCGTATCGCACCGGCGGCCAACCGCCGATCCAGATTGAGGGCGTGGCCGCGCTCCCCATGAGCGACCCCTTGCCCCACGCGCTCGTGCTGACGTCGATTGTGATCGGACTCGCCACAACGGCGCTTCTGGTCACCATGGCCGTCCGCCTGCGCGAACAGTACGGCGGGTCCGACGCCGCCGATATACAGGAATTAAAAGGATGATCGCGGATCACATCGCCCCGCTCTTTGTCGCCATTCCGCTTGCGGGCGCCTTTCTCGTGGCCGTCGCGGGGCCGGGCTCGCGCCGCCTGCCCGAATGGGCCGCCGGCGTCTGCACCCTCTCCGCGCTGCTGCTCGTGGCGCCCGCCTGGCTCCAGGTGCGCGCGGGCGGGACGGTGGTCTACGCCGCGGGCGGCTGGGCGCCGCCCCTCGGCATCAGTTTCGTGCTCGACGGGCTCTCGGTGTTTGTGCTCTTGACCATCAACCTGGTGGCGTTCGTGGTGGCGCTTTACGCGCCGGCCTATATCGCCCGCTTCACCGGCCGCTGGATCTTCCAGGCGCTCTTCCTCCTGATGGTCGCCGGGATGAACGGCGTGGCGGCCACCGGCGACCTCTTCAACCTCTTCGTGTTTCTCGAAATCGCCTCCGTGGCCAGCTATGCGCTCGTCGCCTTCGGCACGGAACGCCAGGAACTGGAGGCCGCCTTCAAATATGCGATCATGGGATCGGTCGCTTCGCTGTTCATCCTGCTGGGCATCGCGCTGATCTACAGCCGGGCCGCCACGCTCAACATGGCGGACCTGGCCCGGACTCTTGAGGGGCGGCGGGAAGACCACACGTCCGCGCTGGTCGCCGTGCTGTTCCTCACCGGGTTCGGCCTGAAGGCCGCCCTGGCCCCGTTCCACGCCTGGCTCCCCGACGCGCACCCCTCGGCGCCCGCGCCCATTTCCGCCATGCTCTCTGGCGTCCTCATCAAGGCGCTGGGCATCTACGCGAATGCCCGGATATTCTTCAACGTGCTCGGCAACCTGGACGCCACCCTGCCGGTTTTGCGTGCACTCGGCGCGATCTCGATGGTCGCCGGCGTGTTGCTTGCGGTCGGGCAGTGGGACTTCAAGCGCCTGCTCGCCTACCACTCAATCAGCCAGGTCGGCTACATCGTGCTGGGCATCGGCCTGGGCACCCCGCTCGGCCTGCTCGGCGGCCTCTTCCACCTGCTGAACCACGCGCTGTTCAAGTCGCTGCTCTTCCTTGACGCCGGTGCGGTCGCCTATGCAACCGGCACGCGCGACCTGCGGCGCCTGGGCGGGCTGTCCCAGCGCATGCCGTTCACCAGCGCGACGACCCTGACCGCCTCACTCTCCATTTCCGGGATTCCACCCTTCAACGGCTTCTGGAGCAAGCTCATCATCATTGTGGCCGCGGTAGAGGCGGGATACTACAGCTACGCGGTCTGGGCCGTGATCGCGAGCATACTGACGCTCGCGTCGTTCATGAAAGTCATGAAATACGGCTTCCTCGGGCCGTTGAATCCCGAACTGGCCGAAGTCCGCGAGGTTCCCTGGACCATGCGGGCGCCCATGGTGCTACTGGCGGCGCTCTGCGCGCTCGGCGGCCTCCTGTTGCTCGATGGGCCGCGCGAAATGTTGCTCGAACCCGCGGTCTCCGCGCTGGCCCAGGGGCTCGCCTACGCGGACACGGCCCTGATGGAGGGAAAATGATGGCTACCCGGCTACTACTCTTTCTCGCCGCGTTTGCGACCTGGTGCCTCCTGAATTGGCCGCCCGACCCGGCGCACCTCGTGGTCGGCGTTGCGGTGGCGGCGGTCGCGGCCGGCGCCGCGGGCCACTTCTTCCTGACGCGCCCGCACCTGCTGCGGCATCCCCGCCGCTATCTTTACTTCTTTGCGGGCTACCTTCCCGTGCTGGCGTGGGAATGCCTGCGGGCGAATTTTGACGTGGCCCGCCGCGTGCTGCACCCGGCCCTGCCCATTCATCCGGGGATCGTCACCGTGCGCACGCGCCTGCGGAGCGACGCGGGACTGACCTTTCTCGCCAACTCGATCACCCTGACCCCCGGCACGATGACGGTCGACATCGACCGGGAGGCGGGGCTGCTGTATATCCACTGGCTGGATGTGACAACCCGCGATCCCGCCGAGGCGACCGAGCGCATTGCGCGGCGTTTTGAGCGGATACTGGAAGAAATCTTCGAATAGGAGAGGCTATCGTGAAGACCTTGCGCTGGACCCTGGGCTTGATTGTCCTGGCGGCTGTGCTCGGCGCGCTGCTGCTGGCGCCGCCCACGCTGCCCCTGGTGCTGGACGATGGCGTGGCCGCTCACGCGTCGCGCGCCATCCATGTGCTCCTGATCGGCGCGGTGCTGGGATTGCTGCGGGTGCTTGCGGGACCCACGGTCGCCGACCGGATCATGGCGATCGATATACTCGGCGTGCTGATCGTGGGCATCTGCGCGGTGCTGGGCATCGCCAGCGGCCACAGCTGGTATCTGGACATCGCCATCGCCTGGGCGCTCCAGAGCTTCATTGGCGTGCTCGCGCTCGCGAAACACCTGGAAGGGAGGCGCTATGATGCGTGAGGGGATCGGCATCGCGCTCATCGCGCTCGGCGTCGCCTTCGACCTGCTGGGCTGCCTGGGACTGGTCCGCCTGCCTGATGTCTATTGCCGCCTCCAGGCGGCCACGAAATGCGTCACCCTCGGTACCTGCGGCATTCTCCTGGGCGTCTTCGCGATCGCGGGACTGTCCGCCACCGGCTTCAAGGCCCTGCTCTGCGCCCTCTTCATTCTGCTCACCGCGCCCGTCGCCGCGCACGCCCTCGCGCGGGGGGCCTGCCGCGCGGGCATTCCGCTGGCGCCGGGTTCGGTCTGCGACGACTACGCGGCGGCCCGGGATGGGCAACCGGAGGTCCCGCCCGCCGCTGCGGGAAAAGGAACGGATCATGAAGTATCCCAAGGTGCGTGAGATCCGCGAAGCCGTGCGCGTGGTGTTCGCCGGCCCGTACACGTCCGCCTTTCCGGCCGCGCCCCACACGCCGCCCGCTGCATTTCGGGGCCAGCCGGTGTTTGACGCCGAGGCGTGTCTGGGCTGCCTGGCCTGCGAGGCGGTCTGCCCGGCCGGCGCGATCGCGCACGAGGATGTGCTGGAGGGCGATCGCGGGCCGCGCCGGATCATGATTCACTATACCGACACCTGCATATTCTGCGGCGAATGCGAGGCGCACTGCATCGCGGGCGGGCGTGGCATTCGCCTGACCAACGCCTGGGACCTGGCCTGCTTCGAGCGCCGGACCGCGCGCGAGAGCATCGAGAAGCCGCTGGCGTGCTGCGAATGCTGCGGCGCCGCGATCGCCACCTGGGATCACCTGCGCTGGCTGGCGTCCCGGCTGGGAGAACTGACCTACGCGAGCCCGACGCTGTACCTGGCGCAACTCCGTGAGCTCGGCCTGGTCGACGCCTATCCCGGCGGTCCCACGAAGGAGGGCTGGCGGCCCGATCGCTTCAAGATCCTGTGCGCGCGTTGCCGGCGCGAAACGGCGCTGGACCACGATACGCGCGCCGGGCGGTCTTCCCCGTGAGCCCCGAGGTTTCCATCGCCTTGCGGGCCCTGCTGGCCCACCGTTGCGCGATCGTGGGCGTGGGTAATCCCCTGCGCGGGGACGATGGGCTGGGCCCGGCGCTGGTGTCGGCGTTGCCGCCCCGGGAGGCCTGGCTCAAGATCGACGCCGGCGCCGCACCGGAGAATTACATGGGCAAGATCGTGGCCTTTCGCCCGGAAACGGTCGTGCTGGTTGATGCGGTCGAGTTCGGCGCGGACCCAGGCAGTTGTGCGCTGCTGCATGCGGACGATCTGGGTGCCGGCGGCCTGACGACGCACGACATGACGCTCCACCTGGCGATCCGCTATGTGGAGGCGGAGACCCGCGCGCGCATCGCCGTGCTGGCGGTGCAGCCGGAAAGCACGGCGCTGGGCGAAGGCCTCTCCGGCCCTGTGCGCGCCGCGATCCGCGAGATCGCGGCGCTGTTCGGGGCAGAATAAGCGGGCGCCCTATCCCGTGGTGCGCTCGCCGCTCGCGATGGCGTTCACCGAGAGCAGCAATGCGGGCACCAGGGCCTCGGCCTCGCGCGTGCGCCGGCGCGCCCGCAGTTCGCGCCACTCGCGGAGCAGTGCGATCTGGATGGCGTGAAGCCGCCGCAGCCCTTCCGCGCGCATCGCCAGGGTGCGCGTGAGCCGGGGACGCCGCTCCGCGCGCG
This is a stretch of genomic DNA from Candidatus Hydrogenedentota bacterium. It encodes these proteins:
- a CDS encoding hydrogenase 3 maturation endopeptidase HyCI, with product MSPEVSIALRALLAHRCAIVGVGNPLRGDDGLGPALVSALPPREAWLKIDAGAAPENYMGKIVAFRPETVVLVDAVEFGADPGSCALLHADDLGAGGLTTHDMTLHLAIRYVEAETRARIAVLAVQPESTALGEGLSGPVRAAIREIAALFGAE
- a CDS encoding 4Fe-4S binding protein: MNLFAEQQQPVAIATRRLYIDLDICAEAGCPVCTAQCSYFYHPENNGVRSIAEMAAYQVVCRRCESPHCVAACPTGALEQQPGRGRLLVRHAMRCISCHSCAHACPYGTIYPECVPILHHICDGCLDRRAEGSEPRCVETCPHWALRLAPPELEEDEHTVFVGPYLAVHVTHWKRD
- a CDS encoding DUF4040 domain-containing protein, translated to MAAIYLLLILAIAGAVIALEAREILSSVIAVGASGLALSLAFLLLQAPDVAITQYVVEIVSVVILIRAAGVAGGGERDANARGGRANAVVAGLFIAVLFAVVWRAPPELPPFGAPAMVVSQAYVDRGLAETGAANVVSSVILDYRAYDTLGEATVLVTAALGVIAVARKRGRRGEPSEEAP
- a CDS encoding NADH-quinone oxidoreductase subunit C, with translation MNRESILNTLRARAGEDWVALEDKAPARAYAEIRAAALPRLARWLVSEAGARFNIASGVDGRDALEVLYHFTVEDIDLVLTLRVRVPKSDPVLPSLAEAMPAANWIEREISEMLGITFTGHPGMKRLLLPDDWPADSYPLRQDYAEWDAGAIRNRGV
- a CDS encoding 4Fe-4S dicluster domain-containing protein encodes the protein MKYPKVREIREAVRVVFAGPYTSAFPAAPHTPPAAFRGQPVFDAEACLGCLACEAVCPAGAIAHEDVLEGDRGPRRIMIHYTDTCIFCGECEAHCIAGGRGIRLTNAWDLACFERRTARESIEKPLACCECCGAAIATWDHLRWLASRLGELTYASPTLYLAQLRELGLVDAYPGGPTKEGWRPDRFKILCARCRRETALDHDTRAGRSSP
- a CDS encoding NADH/ubiquinone/plastoquinone (complex I), whose protein sequence is MIADHIAPLFVAIPLAGAFLVAVAGPGSRRLPEWAAGVCTLSALLLVAPAWLQVRAGGTVVYAAGGWAPPLGISFVLDGLSVFVLLTINLVAFVVALYAPAYIARFTGRWIFQALFLLMVAGMNGVAATGDLFNLFVFLEIASVASYALVAFGTERQELEAAFKYAIMGSVASLFILLGIALIYSRAATLNMADLARTLEGRREDHTSALVAVLFLTGFGLKAALAPFHAWLPDAHPSAPAPISAMLSGVLIKALGIYANARIFFNVLGNLDATLPVLRALGAISMVAGVLLAVGQWDFKRLLAYHSISQVGYIVLGIGLGTPLGLLGGLFHLLNHALFKSLLFLDAGAVAYATGTRDLRRLGGLSQRMPFTSATTLTASLSISGIPPFNGFWSKLIIIVAAVEAGYYSYAVWAVIASILTLASFMKVMKYGFLGPLNPELAEVREVPWTMRAPMVLLAALCALGGLLLLDGPREMLLEPAVSALAQGLAYADTALMEGK
- a CDS encoding multiple resistance and pH regulation protein F, whose protein sequence is MKTLRWTLGLIVLAAVLGALLLAPPTLPLVLDDGVAAHASRAIHVLLIGAVLGLLRVLAGPTVADRIMAIDILGVLIVGICAVLGIASGHSWYLDIAIAWALQSFIGVLALAKHLEGRRYDA
- a CDS encoding Na+/H+ antiporter subunit E — encoded protein: MMATRLLLFLAAFATWCLLNWPPDPAHLVVGVAVAAVAAGAAGHFFLTRPHLLRHPRRYLYFFAGYLPVLAWECLRANFDVARRVLHPALPIHPGIVTVRTRLRSDAGLTFLANSITLTPGTMTVDIDREAGLLYIHWLDVTTRDPAEATERIARRFERILEEIFE
- a CDS encoding nickel-dependent hydrogenase large subunit, which encodes MATQVIPIGPYHPLQEEPEFFRLTIEGERVVAADLELGYNHRGIEKLSERKTFDQSTFVVERICGICSTSHPYAYTLAVEDIEGIQAPPRAQYIRTIIAEGERIHSHLLWLGLAGHFLGYNTVFMWGWKLREEILDVMEILSGNRNNYAMFKPGGVRRDIRPQDIPVVLTKIEGIVPTLQMLLDAVRDDPVIHARTAGVGMLSKAGALAWGALGPTARASGVRRDVRKDSPYGAYGDMEWDLIAAENGDVYDKLVIRLREMLESVKILRYCLKSLPDGPIDLNVKHIPPGEGIGHVEAPRGECFHYVRSDGTNLPVRHKVRAPTYMNLPTFQETVVGSMISDAAIILAAIDPCYCCTERMGVYDPGGKRRYTGAELVRLCQEKTERLRKG
- a CDS encoding NADH dehydrogenase, with translation MPDTGAHIVIDRLSGLAAGGLGVFFVLIAVYAAGYLRGRGGRVRFYAALSATALLSVGAVLANHLIVLAVCWGATGLFMYLLIGMPRTEGAAAAAKKTFIILGATDAFMLLGLAFLWRLDSPLYLDQVHLALDTPEAIWAYLLLAAAALAKAGAMPFHSWVADTAEHAPVPVTAFLPASADKLLGIYLLLRLNTGPFVLPPWAHAVLLAIGSVTIVGAVLMALVQHDLKRLLGYHAVSQVGYMVVGIGAGNPIGIAGGLFHMLNNALYKTALFLCAGNVERQAGTTDLNRLGGLARTMPWTFAIFCTASLAIAGIPPLNGFTSKWMIYQGLLERGRDGDPWWAVWIICALFGSVLTLASFVKLAHAVFLGQPSADPPRQVAGEASPIMWAPAALLALVCVVFGLFAWAVPLHLLVYPAVPDVPVFAGLWQPLRVSLALLLALGGGALFYAAAVRGHVRIVEPFVGGERLASHPEMRLSGTDFYDTIENLPVLRGVYRAARNGHLDVYEWGKRLALGLNRALAGLHNGLLPRYLAWMIAAALLLLCVLWR
- the mnhG gene encoding monovalent cation/H(+) antiporter subunit G gives rise to the protein MMREGIGIALIALGVAFDLLGCLGLVRLPDVYCRLQAATKCVTLGTCGILLGVFAIAGLSATGFKALLCALFILLTAPVAAHALARGACRAGIPLAPGSVCDDYAAARDGQPEVPPAAAGKGTDHEVSQGA
- a CDS encoding cation:proton antiporter subunit C — translated: MTPYLLCLVLFAIGLYGVLCKRNLIKMILGVIIMEYAVNLFFVLAAYRTGGQPPIQIEGVAALPMSDPLPHALVLTSIVIGLATTALLVTMAVRLREQYGGSDAADIQELKG
- a CDS encoding FAD/NAD(P)-binding protein translates to MAVAINPYRPLSARVLEVRAETPSIKTFRLEPAEPLVFAPGQFIEVTVPGVGEAPFTPSSSASDRKTLEVTIMRVGRVTERIHALQPGDRVGVRGPLGNGYPLEDFDGREVVVVGGGCGFAPLRSLMYAFFERSDRLARLIFRGGCRNDRELLFREELESWTARADVDVKLTVDEASPDWPGHVGVVTTILEDLPVDAAEARAVVCGPPLMMRFAVKKLAALGFQDRHIYLSLEENMSCGIGLCGNCRIGPWYICRDGPVFTCDQIRKIPGMAI
- a CDS encoding NADH-quinone oxidoreductase subunit H, translating into MEHGQHAFHSDLRLFLSALIGLAASGLDRVVTARVQYRTGPPLAQPFRDLVKLRHKETLIPDGAAPAVFLGAPLVGLAGVTVAGSILWSAIFLPGDGDLGDLIVVLYLLTLPSLAIMLGGFASANPLASLGGAREMKLLLACELPFLIALLVPVIHAGYEIRLGAILSAQAEGGAVAVHLSGALALVVGVLWMQAKLGLVPFDLAEAETEIGGGALIDYGGPPLAVYRLSHAMLLAVAPLFLMALFLGGAPPTLVGFAGGLVKFAAIIALSTVIRNTNPRLRIDQALRLFWGPITALAVAAVLLALGGW
- the nuoB gene encoding NADH-quinone oxidoreductase subunit NuoB, whose protein sequence is MSAAALKAVCNAPWVFHCSTGSCNNCDIEVLDCLCPRFDVERFGMLLAGSVKQADVLLVTGSCNRKSAARLKRLYEQIPKPCLVVAIGECAMSRGIFIESYNCPVPLDHIIPVDLYIPGCPPKPEAVLAGIVRLVGRVTAKGDRAP